ggataattatatttatcatatctgcattctattaaaaattttatatcatcAATATCTTCTGGTAATTCTTCAAAGTCAATTGTCCAGTCATATCctggatatattttttctatgatTTCTTCTATGTTGAtatccatttttgtttttatgattttgttaatatcaggctttctattatttctttgataATTTGTATTGATACTTTTAATAccataaatattttagttattatttttatcttttgattgatATTccttttagttttcattttaagatatttaGTTTTCTTAATATTACTAtgatatttatcataattaatattattattgtaatacatattgcttgtattataattattttttccaatatttcttttagaatttgattcattttaatttgatttgatgatttatgatatcttttctttttgatatttttgttgatattttaatatattttgatttgatcttTTGTTGTTGACTATGgttgagtttattttctttttgttgatttaataattgttgttaaataaactttaattgatttttgtttttagattcgactgaaataagatttgcagaaaatataagattgctactaatttgcaataaaataaaatttactactACTTTGTAATAGCTTGAAAGTAAATAAGAGAGAATACTTATGCAGTAATaagatccacaacatgtaatatgatagaagttaaacttggtaaatAACCctatttgatccataattattgtaagtaaaaacatgtttttttggtttttttgttggtttttagtttttttgtgggttttttaaaaattaaactccCTTTTTCACCATGGACATTCTTACGCCTACCATTCAACCTCACCGCTCTTGGGGACCCACTCGACTCTTTCCCTCTAAGTACTTGAGCGATCCTCGTAGAGTCTCCAGCTTTCCAAAGTTCTCGAGTGttccactttgcataattactCGGAAGTATAATTTTTTGAGATAAGTGGGCatatttctaaaagtagagggactggttgggaacatttttaattaaataagtatattttcaaaagtagagggagtaaaagggaagagagagaaaagtagagagaccaattagggtattatacaattttttaaataaacttttaGTGGACCGTTACGAAAATGTTCACCATCTTCTTCGCCTCTCCATACAAAAGCTTCACTCCCATCTCCATCTCTGCAAAGACTCcgagagctcgagctcgagctccaATGGCGATGGACCTTCTCCTTATCGTATCTCCACTAGTTCGAGCCCATCTTCTTCAGCTTCAGAGGCAGCAACAAGGTGGGAGACAACTTGGCGAAGCTCCCGCCGGGAACAATGGGCTGGCCACTGATCAGCCACACGATCCCCTTCATGCAACCCCATTCCTTCGCCTCACTCGGCCTCTTCATCAAGCAAAACATCGCCAAGTACCATTGGTTTCAAATTTAAAGCTGTAAATTGGGAATGGATTGCGATTTCTAAGTTAGGGATTGTTAAATTGGGGATGGATTTGCAGGTATGGTAGGGTTTTCAGGATGAACTTGGTGGGGAAAGCAACGATCGTGTCGGCGGATGCAAAATTCAATaggtatttaaatttaaattcgcTTCTTCTCACTCAAACCTTAGAAATCCTCCCATTGTGGCGCCACACAAGCGGAGTACCCATTTTCCACCTCTCTATGAGCTCCAGCCAGCACCGAGAATGGCGGATACCCTAGTCCTTAGGGGCACATTGAAGGATCAAGCTGACAATGATACGGTATTCACCAGATCTCTGGTGCCCGTCTCCTTGGTGAAGTGCCAGATAAGGACAGACTTGTCACCGGAGGAGGAGACGATCATCTCAGATATTCGGAATTGGGAGACTCTCATCGACGGCAATGCCCGTTGGTTAAGGAGCATCATCGTCTCGGCGTCGACTGACTACCTCTGTCCGTCCAAGGTGATCTCACGGTGCGGTACTCCTCTTCTTTGTATCAGATCGAGTTTTTATCTGCCCATTTCTcagatctagggttttttttaccaaatctggttcctttttgtcttttttcttgaattttcttctattttatgTAGTTTTTAAGGCTTTAGTGTGCTTTGACTCACAATTCCAAAGTATTGACGCTGTGATCTTAGTTTTCTGTGAATATGGGCATTAGATTGATCAATGCGGTGTTATGCATCCATAATTTGGTTTCTGGTTTTTAGTCCCTCAGGCGGTTATTCAGTTGTTGGGTTTTGATTCTGTGCTTAGGTTGTTCGGCCTGGGGAATAATTTTGAAGTCTAATTGCTGTGACATTTgtttgagatttttttcttatgctGCTGGTAGAAAGACGGGTGTTGGGGATCTAGATTTATAGTTATTTTGATCAATTGATGGCTTTGAATGGCATCATTTAATTGGTCTTTGAGCATTAATTGATGAGGTATTTTGTACATGAACAATATTATGCAAATAcctaaatattatataattaggTTTGCTCTTTgtgatgatgattttgttcaTATCCAATCCAATTCTTCCTCTTTTCAGtaacttttctttcttctaattcaattttagctcttggACATGAGCTAGAATTGCTTGCAAGGTTTATGTGTTTGAATAGTTATTTCTAAAGCCTAGTTTATTTGCTTGCAAGGAATTGCATTAATGTTAGATGTTTATCTTGTGATTCTTTTCCTTGGTGAAAAGCAAATAATTCAAGGCTATAGTACTTGTGAACTACTACACTTGAGTAGATTATAATTTGAGAGATTGTTTAAGACAGATTGAAGCAAAACCTATTTGGTGTATCCACAATATAGCTAAACAATGGCTTTTTGTTTTTGCCTTTTCTCAAGATAGCTAagcaatgtttttattttattatttattttttgtgtttcctCAATATAGTTAAACCATGGTTCTTCGGTTGGCATGACTGTTGTATACTCAATGGATCAAACAAGACACTCTTTACAATGCCAAGAGTAGAATCTCAGAATTGGATGGCTCTGTCATATCAAAAAGGATCAATTTGCAATATCTGAAAGAAGAGATGAAACTGAGTGGCTATTAGTTATTGTGAAAACTTGATTCCGCTACCATAGACAGCACCTGCCACGATGATTGTATTGAGTGGCTGTTAGTTATTGCTGGTAACTTGTAAGTAGATAACATTTTAGATAATTGCTCCATTGTAGGATGAGACATAAGATTGGCCACTGCAAGCACTTGGTTCAGAGCTACATGATCAACCATAGGAAGAGGAAGTTGTGGGCCTAGAATATCTTTCACTTACGTGTTGAATGATTAGGCACTCGTAAGATCCCTATGGTGCATTCCATGTATCACTTCGAGTACCACACTTTTGAAACTATATACATCACACCTTTTGGTTGCCCTTATTATATGCCCTACTTCTGGAAACAATGAAATGTCACATAGCAATACACCTATGAGGGTTGAAGAATGGTTTTGGGTATAAGTGGAGTGATATATCCATGTGTGCCTTCCAGCATTCTCCAATGAGATGAATTAGGTTTTAGTCATTTAGCAATGCCAAAGTCTGAATGTTATTGCTTCTTATGCTTCTATGAAAAATGAGTGGAGAACAATTATGATGCAAGTAAGATAAAGCTTCAGCAATGTCTCTAATAATGTTCACtctcttcatttaattttttatttcactaGTTGAGCAGAGACCATTGAGCCTCACTATATTCTATTACTGAATTTGAGTTAATGCTTGAAATTAAGCTTTTTCTCATTTACCTggtccttttattttttgaattttctctACTGCAAATGTCTCTCCTGATAGTAATATCAATTGTGGACTGTAGCACTAGAACCAGCGGAGATGACagtatttttcattaaaatcctGTTTTGCTTGATTCTATGATTTATTTGTATGCTTCTTTTCCATGGAAGTGCCATATTGAGAAGACCTATGCATTAACCTCTTGAACTACTTCAGTTGAAATTTGTTTGTTATTCTAGTGATGAAACAGAGAGAATGCAACAATTAGcagtaaaggaaaaaaaaaatgcttgtaGTTGGAATGACAACCAAGATAATGATTTTGTGCTGTTTGTTTGGAATATTGCTTTTGGTCAGGAGGAAAAGTGCACAGGCAACTCTAGTATTGGACCTTATAGACGTTTGTAAGACAGATCTATTGATACCAAAAGTTCATCATGCAGTGGAAAGGGGTCGGATTGTGGCCTAGAAACTGATCACATGATAGAATCAGTTCTTCTAAGTTTCTTAATTTATTGAGTTCTAGCAGTATATATGTTGTGAATGAATTGCTGTTCAAGTCCAGGAGttctttcaaatttaaattgcCAAGTTAAAATGTTATTACTGCCCAGTTTCAAGGAATGTGTTTAATGTAGTTTTCCAACTTGTGTTGGTCTTGATCCTTGGATATTGTTCTGTGACAAATCCAAATATCAGAGAGAAGATAAATCCTCAAATTCTTGTGCCATTTTtcgagaaaaagaagcaaagcttgattaaaggaaaaacaaagacaCAGTTTATCAACAGAAATCATAAAGAAAGGTTTCTTCTGGAACAAAGGTCTTCTAGCCAGTTTGGTCTATCCATTCCACAAGAAAAGAGTGAGAGCTGCAGGTTTAAGCGGCACGGGCAGCTAATTCGTCAGCAATATTATTGTCATCCCTTGAGATGGTAGCAATTGTGATGTGAGAAAGATCATTTAGAAGCTGTTTAAAGACACAACCAAAGCATTTGCTCTCCAAGTGATACAGGGGTGGAGGTTTGAAACCAGATGAGCAACTCCAGTGCAGTCACAATAGATTTCATTTGGTTTCCATCCACGGTCTATGCAGATTTTGAGGGCTTGAATGACATCATCCAGCTCAGCATTAATTGGAGAAGTAAGAAAGGTTCCCAATGATCCTGCAAGCAAAATCAAACCAGAATTAGAGATGATAATGAACTCAAGACCAGATATAGATTCTTTAGAATGCCAGGAAGCATCTGTGAACACAGAAATTGAGTTAAAATGATTTGAAGTTTTAAAGGACTCTCTGTAAATTTTCCTGGATGCACGGAAGAAGTCTGAACAAAGAGTGACAGCTTTTGGAACAATAGCTTCAAATCTGGGTTTGGCcttcttgaaaataaaattgcatCTTTCTTTCCAAATGAGCCATGCAACAGAAGCGATGATAGCTTTAACCTAAGAAgagtttgttcttgaattatAACTAAAGAAAAGCCAATTTCTAGGGTGAAGATTATGGAAGTCATTAGCTGAAATGGCAAACATAGAGAGGATGGAATTCCAGCAATGTCTaattttggagcatttctgaCGTAGCGGGATAAGGTGAAGACTAGTTTAGTCTGAGAATTCCCAagtcaacaacaaaataaaaatctaaatcctGTTTAGTTTAAGAATGCCAGGAATTtagatgaaaacaaagaacaactcaattttattttattcaaaactgcCCTTCTGCCTCATCATGGCCAATATAATTCTGACATAGTGACATCCTTGACTCAAACATTTCTTTGAGCTAAACTGGTTGCATTTGTGTGATTTGTTCCGTGGATCTACAATGCATTTTTTGTGCCATCCATAAGTTGTTTGAGGATCCTCCAAATAAATCCTGGTCTAAATTACAAGGTGTATTTGATGATAATTGACCTTTTTGTTCTCcagaataatattttaaactcaattcttataatacttttattattattcagttatttaataatttgttgtttCAGAACCTAACAGAGTTTATCTCTTTTTGTCATTTGATTACAATACTAGAACCTCTTCTTTCAGCATATGTTGCAGAATAGTGGTGCTCTTATATCCACATACAGTTGTTTTGCCTTTTTAGAATGAAATTTGCTAAGCTGGTTTCATTGCATGTACTCAGGTGGATACAGGTGTTCCTCTGAATGTAGCTCTAGGCATGCATGATATAGATGGTTGGAAGGTAATGGCATCAAGCATAAACGCTTTGCTGTTGTGACATGGGGTGATTGGGATTGTCGCACTATGTTAGAGTCTGAGTGCCGGTTCAAAAGGATCCCAAAGCCTCCATACTTCAATAGGTAAGTGCTCCCATGTGATCTTTTTATACTATGGGACATTTAGATTTTTGCCATGTGGAATGCTTGATTTTTCTCATGATTCTGTGTATCTGTTGTGTTTGTTTATGTGGATCGCAATATAAATGTCATCCTCTTCTCAAATAAATGTAAACAAAAGAGAAGTGGTACTAACGAGAGATGACATAGCCGGATTTTTTTAGTTGGCCATCATCCAATTTTTCTAATCTTATGCTTGCTTGACTATTATAATGCTAGTGGCTAACATGTAATTACAGATTTTTTGAGATTTATGAGAAATTGAAGTTTAATTAGGGTGTTCATCTAGGCCTCATACGTTCAATTTGGTTGATTTGAACCCATTACCTAATTGTTGGGAACTTGGGATTCTGCTTCTACATCCTTAAATGTAAGAGAAACTTGCACCGCATCATTCGTTGAGCACATTTCTGGCATGCGATTCACAAATTGCTGAAGGATTAAAATTGGAATTCTAGTTTTTAGATGTGAATAAGATTGTTGCATTTTATATGCAAATATGTGATTTTGGTATGAAAAGGTAGAGggcaatattaaataaaataaaattatagtgtCAAATTTTCATGGTGTAAATAGCTATTAACTGAAACAGATAAACAACCATTAAATGAATGGCCAACTTTTAATTGGTTATCCTTTGAATCTTGTCTGGATGCTATCTTGTCTTCAGCTAGCCTATGGAATCATGTAGTATCACTGATTTCCATACTAGTACCTGATTCATGCTTTTAACTCGCCATATAAAATTGTTCATCATATTTCCAAGTTTTCTACAAGTGTTCTTGCTACAACAAATTAGAACATTGTATTGGTGGTGAACATGATTATCATTTGTCATATCCATCTTCAAGTACACTTTCATTTCAGTAttgccttttgttttttttcttccgCAACGATTTGTcctaaaaatttattgatatggtatggtaatgattcaattgaTGTAAGATGTTTCTGTTGTCCTATTAACACCATTTGAAGTCCCAAATGCAAATGGTGGACtatcaaagaaaacatgaagaatCCGATAACCGTACTATAGTGACAAGCTCAGCTACAGAGCAGACAgggttgatatatatatatatatatctatatgctAGTCATAGTTTAAGACACTACTTGTTATGAGATAACGTCAATAAACATCTCCTGTCTTCTGTGGATCTCGTCAGAAAGAAAATTTCATGCTAGAATTTCATCTAAAACCTATATGAATGGACAAATTAAATAGACTATGCTAAAGAAACAACAATTATTAATGAATTCCAAATCAACATGATTAATAAGgcatatattcaaatttatgaGAGAATCGCTCCTATTGTTATCAAGTGTTTATACTGTTCTTCATCAGGAAAAGTCAACAAGGTTAGTTGTCACAATGATAATATTTTGTTCTTAAATCTTCAAGCTTATTGAAAATTCTATGTGAAATATTGATGGCAAAGGCATTAATTCTCTGATATTGGTGTCAAATAGAAGCAAATCGTAGTTGGCAACTTCTACTACATGGCTGAGTTGTTTCTGTTACTTTGAGATAGTATCCCAGACATGCACATGTTAGTATACTTCTGATAGAGGCTTAGGCAATTTAGCATTAGGCGCAGTTCTTTGatgatttcttgatttttcagTTGATGACTTTTCGGCATTTGATGCGCAGGTGGATCAATTTAAAAGTTCCATTCCAAGACATGTTCGTCGGGTTCGCTGCAATCTGAAGGAAGCAGTTCAGCTTGCGTGGGGCTGGCATGGGAGGGCCGCCCGCATTGCGGCCTTGATGATGCTCGCAACACAGCCCGCCTTCTTGCCCTTCCTCATGCACCGGGGATTCAGGTTCTCCATTACCAATGAACTTCCATTTCATCCTACAGACTGCCCATTTGCGACACACCAGCCATTCAACAATCATCCTATCGACCAAACCCCGCAACCTCAGAGACTGAAAGAGGCACCAAGACCGATGACGCAGTTTCATCCTTTCATCAATCCTATCAGTAGAGAAATGTTCAACTACTGCCATTGCGGTGTGATGAGCAGCAAGTCTTTTATTCGCAAGCCTGGACCATCGCAAGGACGGTGTTTCTTCGGGTGTGGGAATTGGACCGCATCAAGGCGCGCCGTCTGCAACTACTTTGCTTGGGCTTCTCCATGAAAGGTTAAAGAAGATGATCATGCATTGTTTGGTAAATATTAGTAGACTTTCTCATTGCTCATATGTAATATGAGTCTCTTTGGGTAGGAAACTGACTTCCTGTTGATAAATTGGGGAATCAGATGCTGTTTAGGATACTTCTCCCTTTTACATGCTTAGacatgtttaattattatcttaaaTAAACTGTGCTGTGGTCTTGGTCTTGGGCCATCTGATGGAAAGCTTGTGTGACTTCTTAGTGCTTTCTTAGTGCATTATCactttgattaagtttcattgtccttatgtaataaatttttagatatgCGAACTTgcttatgtttaaaaatttacacttgaacattaaattaaatatttctaataattaATAGGCTTTTTATGATTcttagcaaaaaaattaaattcatcacTACTCATTTAGAAACCATTTGAATTTGCCTAATTATTGTGTGTAAAATAGTGTTGGAGaaagaaataatatttcattAGTATATAAATCCCCATAAATCTAATTGCTTAAAATTTTCTGATACATAATGATAATTTAAcagaaaaactttttaaaaattaattagttgaatttttttgttattttattccttTCATCACTCAATGACTTCATCATTCTTAtaaattacaaacaaataaaataaaataaaataagactaCAAACCTTTATTCATTATAATTATTGGTAaaatattcataacaaaaaaCAGGCTTACAAACTTAATTAAACTTCAATCATAGAGATAAGTAGTGGATGCAAGACGAGGAGCTACAAATGCTTTAATGGGGATAAGCAGTGGATGCAAGACGAGGAGTTACAAATGCTTTAATGGGGATAGTTTTGGGCATGACCAAACCAGGTGTTTCCTTCATATCAATTACCTCACCATCTGGCAACCTCCAATCAAACCCATGCACAACTGCACCTAAAAGATactgcaaaaacaaaataccaGTTTGTTTCCCTGGGCATATCCTTCTTCCAGCTCCAAAAGGTATGAATTCAAAATCATTGCCATGAGGTTCTATATTATAAGCTTTACCACCAGGTAGAAACCTATCTGGATCAAACTCCAATGGATTGTCCCATGCATCTGGGTCTCTACCAATGGCCCAAACATTGGTAATAAGACGAGTGTTTGCAGGGATGTGATAACCATTGATTTCACATGACTCAAATGAGTAATGTGGTAGGCTAAGTGGTGTGGATGGATGTAATCTGAGTGCTTCCTTGACAACAGCTTGGAGGTAAGGGAGATTGAGAATGTCAGACTCTTCTAATAATCTATCTTGACCAATAACTGTATCCATCTCTGACTGCATGCGCTTGAATATGGTAGGGTTCTTTAACATTTCCGCAAGTGCCCACTCAACAATAATTGTGGAAGTGTCGGTGCCTGCCTTGAACATATTCTTtgacaaataacaaaataaaaataaaaaattatcatctaATGATAACcatacttaatttttatttgacaaataactaaaaaaaatcaaaattatcatCTAGTGATGACAATacttaatttgtattttaatcaCCTTTACTCTTCTCATGTTCATACAGCTGTTTTT
The sequence above is drawn from the Dioscorea cayenensis subsp. rotundata cultivar TDr96_F1 unplaced genomic scaffold, TDr96_F1_v2_PseudoChromosome.rev07_lg8_w22 25.fasta BLBR01001511.1, whole genome shotgun sequence genome and encodes:
- the LOC120256574 gene encoding uncharacterized protein LOC120256574 isoform X2, which codes for MGWPLISHTIPFMQPHSFASLGLFIKQNIAKYGRVFRMNLVGKATIVSADAKFNRSLVPVSLVKCQIRTDLSPEEETIISDIRNWETLIDGNARWLRSIIVSASTDYLCPSKVISRWIQVFL
- the LOC120256574 gene encoding uncharacterized protein LOC120256574 isoform X1; amino-acid sequence: MGWPLISHTIPFMQPHSFASLGLFIKQNIAKYGRVFRMNLVGKATIVSADAKFNRSLVPVSLVKCQIRTDLSPEEETIISDIRNWETLIDGNARWLRSIIVSASTDYLCPSKVDTGVPLNVALGMHDIDGWKVMASSINALLL